A stretch of DNA from Kitasatospora kifunensis:
TAGCCGGGCTTCCGTTGTGCGCCGTCAGGTCGTAGACGTTCAGCACACCCGCCGACGTCGCAGACGAATCGATCACGTTGCCGTTCGATGCGTCGGCGGTGAGGATCGCCAGAGTGCCGTTCTGATCGACCACTGCATTGGCAACGCCGGCCATGGCAGGGGTGTTGCTGGTGGCGGTCCAGTCGTACAGGTTGATCACACCGGCCGAGGTGATCGACGTGTCGAACAGGTGGCCGTTGCCATCGCGGGTGAGCACCGAGATCGTGCCCTTGCCATCAACCGCCGCAGCCGGGTTGCCACTGGTCGCCGGAGTCCCGTTGTGCGCCGTCAGGTCATACACGTTCAGCACACCCGCCGAGGTGATGGACGAGTCGACGACGTGGCCATCGGCCGCATCGCGGGTGAAGATCGACAAGGTGCCACTCGGGTCGACGACCGCGCTGGCGTCACCGGCCATGGCAGGGGTGCTGCTGGAGGCGGTCCAGTCGTACAGGTTGATCACACCGGCCGCAGTGATCGAGGTATCGAACAGGTGGCCGTTGCCATCGCGGGTGAGCACCGAGATCGTGCCCTTGCCATCAACCGCCGCAGTCGGGTTGCCACTGGTCGCCGGAGTCCCGTTGTGCGCCGTCAGGTCATACACGTTCAGCACACCCGCCGAGGTGATGGACGAGTCGACGACGTGGCCATCGGCCACATTGCGGGTGAAGATCGACAAGGTGCCACTCGGGTCGACGACCGCGCTGGCGTCACCGGCCATGGCAGGGGTGCTGCTGGAGGCGGTCCAGTCGTACAGGTTGATCACACCGGCCGCAGTGATCGACGTGTCGAACAGGTGGCCGTTCCCGTCGCGGGTGAGCACCGAGATCGTACCCTTGCCATCAACCGCCGCAGCCGGGTTGCCACTGGTCGCCGGAGTCCCGTTGTGCGCCGTCAGGTCATACACGTTGATCACGCCGGCCGAGGTGATGGAGGTGTCGAGCACGTGGCCGTTCGACACGTCACGGGTGAAGATCGAAACGGCTCCACTCGGGTCGACGACCGAGGACGCGTGGGTGGAGTTGTTGACGACGAACGATGTCGTTGTCGACGCCGGTGAAGCCGCGCCCGCCGAGTTCAACGCTTTCGCGGTGACCGTGTGAATACCGTCCGCCAGCTGGGTGGTGTCTACGCTGACCGGGAATCCACCACCTGCCGTCGAGGTGAAGGTCTGGGTCCCGTCGACGGTGTAGACGACCGAGGTGGTGTTGCCGCTGAGGTTGGTGGAGGACAGCTCGATGCTGCCGATCGCCTGGCCCGGGGGCACGCTCACCGTCGGCGTCGACGGGGTGTTGTTCACACTGATGGTCAGCGTCTTGACAGAGTCGATCTGGTTGGTGTTGGTGGCGTCGAAGGCCGCGGCTGTGATCGTATGCGTGCCGGCGGACAGACCAGCGGTGTTGAAGGCCAGGTTGTGGGACGGGCTGGCCCCGCCGCCGCTGTCGCCGCTGCTGATCAGGCCGGCGCCGCCGTTGGCCGCCGGGTTGGTGTCGTCAAGGTAGTACCAGACCTTGCTGGCAGCGGTCTCGCCGGCAGTCAGGGTGATCGAACCGGAGACTGTCTGGGCACTGCTGTAGTTGGCCGCGGCGCCGTTCCAGGTGCCGATCGAGGTGACGTTGGCGGAAGGAGTACCTCCGACCGGGCTGGCAAAGCCTTCGACGTAGACGCTCGCTCCGCTCTCGCTCCAGACGTACTGACCGACCTTGTCACCGATGTCCTGACGGACGAGGTACGGGTTTGAGCTGTCGCCTTCGTTTCCACCGACTGAGTCGAAGGTGACGCCGTCACTGTGGACGTTGGTGACGATGGCGACGTGGCCGTGGCCGCCGTAGATCGAGCTGTCGAAATAGACGGCGTCGCCGACGTGCGGCGTGGTCGACCACGTGTGGTGGGCTTGCCCGTAGGTGTAGAAGCTGTTCGCGCCGTCGCCCAGGTTGCCGTCGACGATGACGCCGGCCTGACTCCACGCCCAGCCGGCGAAGTCGGCACACCAGGCATGGGTCTGCCCGCTTTCCGGTGGGCTGGACGCGCTGCCGGGATTGGAGCAACTGTTGCCCTGATTGGTGTGGGGGGCGTAGTAGCCGGCGTTGCCGTTGGTAGACCCGGACGCGGTGTTACTGCACGGTCCTGCTCCGAGCTGCGAGGCGGCGAAGCTGGCGACGTTTTGGGCAGCGGTCGTCGCCGACGCCGATCCTGCGGGAATCGTAACGAGCGCGGTGGAGCAGAGCAGCGATGTGGCGAGGCCGGCGACGAAACGACGCGAACGTATGCGGGACATATTGGACTCCAAGACAGTGCGGGTGTCGTGCGAGTTGACATGCTCCAGGCCGTCGGCGGGGGTGGCGTTGGCCCACAGGATGTCTGTGAGGATGAGTTGACGGATCCGAATCGCCTCGGATGAGGGCTCGTCAGCTGTCCAGCGTCGCCAGGGGAA
This window harbors:
- a CDS encoding CHAP domain-containing protein — translated: MSRIRSRRFVAGLATSLLCSTALVTIPAGSASATTAAQNVASFAASQLGAGPCSNTASGSTNGNAGYYAPHTNQGNSCSNPGSASSPPESGQTHAWCADFAGWAWSQAGVIVDGNLGDGANSFYTYGQAHHTWSTTPHVGDAVYFDSSIYGGHGHVAIVTNVHSDGVTFDSVGGNEGDSSNPYLVRQDIGDKVGQYVWSESGASVYVEGFASPVGGTPSANVTSIGTWNGAAANYSSAQTVSGSITLTAGETAASKVWYYLDDTNPAANGGAGLISSGDSGGGASPSHNLAFNTAGLSAGTHTITAAAFDATNTNQIDSVKTLTISVNNTPSTPTVSVPPGQAIGSIELSSTNLSGNTTSVVYTVDGTQTFTSTAGGGFPVSVDTTQLADGIHTVTAKALNSAGAASPASTTTSFVVNNSTHASSVVDPSGAVSIFTRDVSNGHVLDTSITSAGVINVYDLTAHNGTPATSGNPAAAVDGKGTISVLTRDGNGHLFDTSITAAGVINLYDWTASSSTPAMAGDASAVVDPSGTLSIFTRNVADGHVVDSSITSAGVLNVYDLTAHNGTPATSGNPTAAVDGKGTISVLTRDGNGHLFDTSITAAGVINLYDWTASSSTPAMAGDASAVVDPSGTLSIFTRDAADGHVVDSSITSAGVLNVYDLTAHNGTPATSGNPAAAVDGKGTISVLTRDGNGHLFDTSITSAGVINLYDWTATSNTPAMAGVANAVVDQNGTLAILTADASNGNVIDSSATSAGVLNVYDLTAHNGSPAM